The Poecilia reticulata strain Guanapo linkage group LG10, Guppy_female_1.0+MT, whole genome shotgun sequence sequence AGTTAAGCCCAAATGATTCACACCGCTGGGAGGTTTAAGTTTGAAGTAATCTCTTAATTTGACCTACGtctttcttctgactggaagtaGCAGCTGAATCCGAGTCCAGACTTGAATCTGATGGAGAATCTGAGcagggagctaaagattagggtgatggaaTGGAGGCCTTTCAACCCCAAGGACATAAAGCttaaaataccagtggaaacataCAAAAAGCGGAAAAGCAAAGGGTTTGGTTACTGTATTGCCTACACAGATTTTCCATTCAATATTGAACCAAAAAATAATGTTCAAgtcaataaaatgcagtttccAAATTCTTTCTCCTCTTATGTCATTTTATTCCCcactagaaacaaaaaataagtctAAACCtctggaatgtttttgttttacaatgttCCAGGTTTCAACtgcaaatttaattaatttaattaaaatgttatgtgATAAGCCAACACAGGGTAAGGGAGAAGAAGATGATGGATATTTATTCTTAATAAAAACCTGAAGcctgttgaaataaatcaagttttaagttttaacctCCCCCAACTTCACAGTGGACAAAGCATTCCCATAGCGGAACATAgtgatggcagcattatgctgtggggatgaatcctggaagaaaaccagtTACAGGCTTCAGAAGACCTGAGACTGAAGTGGAggttcagcttccagcaggacaaacacTGTGAACATATAGTGAGATTTATTATGGGATGGTTTAGAGCAAAGCAAATTCCTGGGtgaaaatggcctagtcaaagtccagacttaaatttAACTGGGGAGCTGTGGCAAGACTAGTCTCATATAATCTCCATCTGATggagcttgagctgttttggaaagaagaaagtgaaatgtttcagtcTGTAGATGATTACAGCTGATAGAAACAAAGAcaaccagctgcagctgaatgaaTGCATGAACGCATGCTGCATGCATGAACGCATACATGAACGCATGCAGCATGCATGAACGCATGAACCCATGCTGCATGCAGCTGAACCTCAAGTGAAAGTTCATCCTAAAAAGTCTCCACTTCTGATGATGAATccatatatttgcatttttatttgtcaaaatgctgttttctccaatcacttcacaattttgcaatactttgtgttgctccatTCCacaaaataccaataaaatagTGTCTATAGATTACTTGTGTAAATATcagtttatggttgtaatgagaacaaatatttcagttttgaatATTATTTCTGTGGCATTCATCTCAATAGTAGCAAATTTCAGCtaaattaatgcttttttttaagatttcagatttcacacacagactgattaataaaacaactttattgaAATCTAGATGTTGTGAAATACAAGGCAACGCCTCTGACCTTTTTCAACCaaacacacttttatttattcaatctAACACTGTTATTGATAAATATTctcatttcttaataaaaataaagtgtagAAATATGCAAACATGAATTCTAAATGTCAAGTTTtccctgtttctgtttcattggaaatatgtggaaaaagttgcAGAGACGTTGCGTCTGAGTCTGAAGAACGGTTGTGACAATTCAGATGCatggattaaaaacaacaagcaggaCTCGTGGATTTTccttttggatattttttcccATAAAAGAGTCAGTGGTTCAGTCACATGGATgggaaaaagcagcagaaatccgTGAGCATGTCCAACACGATGGTTCCCCGTCGCTCCAACACCTGTCTGGACTCGTCTCGCTTTTCCTTCCTCTGATTCGGGATCTCCATGCTTCTGCTCTCCAGTTCCTAAAAGTTTGCCTTAGCTTTGCATTTTAAGGTAAAACCAGGTCATCTACTGCAGTCTGTGATTAATGGCACCAGCAGAGAAACCAAAGATGAAGGgaagaaatttattttccattttataaaaagaagGTTTGGAAAATCATTTTAGCTGCCAAGTGCATTCATTTGATCCGAACAGAccttcaataaaacaaattctttcGACAGCCATTTTGGTTCTTCCCTGTAAAGCATTCCCCAAACAACCTTTTGTCTTCAGTCCTGACAGCCCACAACTGTTTTCCTAACCGCtcaatatatataatattacCAAGGACGAAATCTGGTCAGCCTGACCACATGAAGCCGCCGTTCCTCACAGCTGAGGACGGATTCGGCCTTTTGGTTCCCACAGCTTCTATCCCAGCTTCCTGTCCAAGTTGGTGTAAAGCAACTTCAGGGTCACTGTAGCTGCCAACTGTTACAGATGTATAGAGAATATACCCTGACgctgctgcagatgctgcagaaTTAggaatttctttctttaaatgagAGACATTAGAGCTTGGTGTTTACATCTAGACTTTAATAAACTGTagggaaaacataaaataaaagaaacttcATAAATGGAAATGTGATTATAGGGAcaaatgttcaagttttttctatGATACaacactgccatctagtggGATTTATGGTAACTTGATGCTAAAACAAGGGATTTCTTCAAGGTGGACTCATTTCTGCTGTATCCTTCTTTCAGAAGTCGTCCAGACTGATGACTGTTCGGatactaaacaaataaaaacaggaagaatgATGAGGATAACTCAAGGTTTCCTTCTATAGAAGAAAATACATGactgcagttattaaaaataaactacatggtgcattaaaagaaaaaaaaagactttaatgaGTTTTAAACTCATTAAACTGAGCATGTTTCAGAAAAGCACTGAACAGGAAGTAAAGATGTTGTGAGATCTGCTCAGTGATTTAAGTCTAGCTCTGCTCTGCAGCTACCTAAACAGAGGAAACGACCGCaaatggagtgaaaactgaacAGCTTCTCACCTTTGACCGTTTCTCAGCAGGTCGAAGGCGTTGTTGATCTGAGCCAGCGGGAGGTTATGGCTGATAAATTCATCCAGCTTCAGCTTCTTCTGCATGTAATCCTCCACCAGCTGAGGAACGTCCTTCGCACTCTTCCAACCttcacaacaaaacatcaaGTTTATTTAGGTCagtttccaaaagtattcacacccctaggaaaaaaaacctaaaatgagGCTGGGATGTTTTCAACTGACCTCCAAAGTAAGTCCCCTTCAGGGTGCGCCCCATCAGGATCTTTATAACCTTGACGCTCATCGACTCCGTCTCTGTCCACCCAGCAATGACGCATGTCCCGCAGCCGTCTCTTGTGGACTCCAGTGCAGCGCTCTAGAAACAGCCAAACAAGCCCAGTCTTTCAGAAACTACATGGAAAACTTCAACCTTAAATCTTAAGTGTTctcatttagaaaaagaaatgccATCCACCATGGTGACTGGACTGCCAACACACTCTAGAGCATAGTCCACCCCCCCGTTGGTCTTCTCCACCAGAATCTCCTGGATGGGCTTGTTTCCATAATCTCTGGGGTTGATACACTCTGTCGCTCCAAACTCTCTGGCTTTCTGGAACTTGTCAGGGTTGATGTCGACCGCGATGATCCTTCTGGCCTTGGCCGCCTGGCAGCCCATAACGGCAGCCAGACCCACCGCTCCGAGTCCGAACACGGCACAGCAGGAACCTTCCTCAACCTGGATGGAAATGCAAAGATGGATGAAAAGGTAAATTAACTTCTTTAAAGAAACAATAAGATATTGGACAATAATTTGGATCAAAATACTCAACAGAAATGACCATATGTAACTTTACAGAAGCCATTAAAAATCATCTGGATGGAGGTAAAGTTGTTCAACAATCACATTTCTCAACAAGGATCAAAACTGGTTCGAATCATCTCGTGTTTCTAGACAGAAATGTGTtcaaataaactacatttttgcATTGATAACATTTGGAATGTGATGTAGGTGCACCACAAGGGTCGATGCTGTGGCCTCTGCTTTTCTGCTCACTGTATGCAGATGATGCAGTAATTTATGCAACTGCAGCTACTGCTTATCAGGCTGCAGAATTATTAACTCAGCAGTTGGCTGCTTAATGTCAAATTGCAAatcttcaatgtgttttaaaacacGTTGAAGAAAGAGTTTTAAACAAAGGTGAATCCAGAGGAAATTGGTTGATCTATACTGAAATATTTGGGGTTATCTGAGACTCAGTTTGATGCTCATGTCAAGAAAATGTCTCAGACTTCAAGACTAAAATAACCTCTTCCTGTTTGATAAGAAATGTAAGCAGCTCAAAAACACATGTAATGATATTATCACATAGGTCACATTGCTGTACTGCTTGGGGCTGGACTTCAAAATCAGTCATGATTAATGTTATACAAGCAAATGTAATTTGGAAGAAGgaaggcaggcaggcaggcaggcaggcaggcaggcaggcaggcaggcaggcaggcaggcggtcggtcggtcggtcggtcggtgaCCAATTAGCTTTAACTTGACCTACACCAGGTAGTTTCGGTCCTCTCACCTTCCCGGTTTTAACAGCCGCACCGTAACCAGTGGAGACGCCGCAGCCCAGCAGGCAGACTTTTTCCAGTGGAGCCTTGGGGTTTATCTTCGCCAGAGACGTGTCGGGAACCACCGTGTACTGACAGAAGGAGCTGACACCCAGGAACTGGTAGACCTGCTGACCTCTGCAAGATATTCTGCTCGTCCCGTCAGCCAAAACACCCGCTTGTGTGTTTTCCCTGTAAGTGACATGAAGATCAGAGCGTAAATAAAGTCTGTGGGGGAAACACCATGCATGcgactgtgtgtgtgactcAGAAATCACCAGTTCTTCTTGCAGAGGtttgttttctcacatttaCACTGGTCACACTCTTCACAAAACggaagaaaaagaggaatgaCTTTATCCCCtgacaacaaaatgaaagcacAAGCATTAAAAGAGGATACAATGGGCAAAAAAGATGAAGTAAAACCAAACTTAGCATGTTTCATGGGCAAAAAAGGGCAACAAAGATGAAGTAAAACCAAAATCTGACTCTGATACTTGtgtgttttactgtgaaaattACCCGGTGCAAACTTGGTTACATCTGGGCCAACACTCTCCACTACACCTGCTGCTTCATGTCCCAGAACCACAGGGAAAGGTCGGAGGCTCATTCCTCTTCCGGCCTCATACAGGTATTCCCAGTCTGTGTGGCACACGCCTGAGGCAACAAcctacagaaacaaaacattgaaacaactgatcagtttcagaaagaggaaGCTGATGTTTTTCCAGGCAGGGTTATCAAGCTGAGTCAGTAACAAGTTTTATCTTTCAGATATGTTTTTGCATAACTTTAAGAtaatatttggtaacactttatttgaagggttgtgcgtaagactgacataaacatgacataacaccagtcacgaacataaagaagtctttatgaatgtttatgacagttgtcatgacgtttcattcggtaaataatgacacttttaatgcaaagttgctctaaaagttgcattaaaagtccattaaaagtgccaactttgcatgattttgtaaattacgataatttaatgcaaagttgtcatttttaatggactttcaattttagagcaactttgcattaaaagtgtcattatttaacaaacgacacttcatgacaacagtcataaacattcataaagacttctttatgttcatgacaggtgttacgtcatgtttttgactgtgtcatatcagtcttatgcacaacccttcaaataaagtgttacctagTATTTTAATAACATACATCAAAGTCAGCATGAAAACCCCTAAAACTGCATCAGAAACTAattcaaatgtgtgtgtgcagtgtgtGTACCTTGATCCGGACTTCATGAGCCTTAGGAGGGGCAACATCCACTTCTTCAATAGAAAGAGGCTTCCTGGGCTCCCAAGCAACAGCTGCCATGCATCTGATTACCTGGAAAAAACGAAACATGCTAAGTGAATTTCCTTGCCACATCCTGAAGCTATAACGACTGGCAGTTGATGAAGTTCATATCAGTacagaaatgtttcacagtttttaaacCTCTAGTTCAAAATCTTAAAAGATTAGATTACCCAGAAAGAGATTTTTAGGGTCAGCCCAACTACAAAGGAAGAAATCAAACATAGACTGCATTATTGTTAAATGCAGCCTATGTTTTACAGTAGAAACCCTATTAATTACAAGAATCTCTTTTGGACCAACACAGAACAggtgcaataaaaatatatatttttaagaagaTCAAACATGGCCTGAATAAGTTTAgcagaaaaatagcaaaatatcaattttctgtaaaaactcAATTAACAATTAGAAAAcataatactttatttttcaaaactgggCTCAGCAGCTTCACAGTAGAaactgttatttaatttaatttaaaaatactttcctaaaggaaaattaaatgtggtAACTCAGATCTGAAGACTGTGGCTGTACAGAATCTGATACAGATTTGTATGACTGCTGCAgccaagggcgtaggaacgagtcAGTCATTGGGGGGGGcgcatatcggaaacctgacagatcagtaaatagcttAAGCAGAAATGTTAAACTATTGTGCcatcaacacatcagtaatgcgttactctaatctgacccttgttttcagtaacaagtaatctaacatgttactatttacaatctaataatcagattaaagttatgcacAGTATAATGACCGTtattccaggatgaacactcactttagcatttgcctcacaactagcaagctaaatactctggtagcacagacaggctaccagattctgatatatcttattggtcaagacatttgattattggtcaaaatgcattgatataaattgactggtaATTGAACTGGTTCTACCTCTTcctaaaaccaaagtagaaaacagctcataaaataggactcagcagttttaaactcaatacagcagtttgaccaacaaaaataaaatctaaaaaacaagttttgttcttcttgaacaactctctacatcagtgcaacagtttgatctacaagataaataaaaatgatacttttcacgTCTAACAGACctttagctcctcactgttaactcagtctcactttaCAGCCCTGAgttcagtaacttaccaaacatgatccataaaaacactgaagcaaaaagactaaatgttttttttcctgtcattttcagccacaaacatttaactaaaatatctacggatatgtgtttctgtctctgcctccctctgactctctgcagcctgatgttcctgcatggattcacggatttacaacagacagtaatgtcagaatgtgaactaaatataaaaactatgtttttatcatacagaatgagaatttaaacaacttaattttcagatgtatacattattatacatctcaactctatttactgtgtagcaaaaattttcacaaatttatttttaaacctctcctcaagcacttttcttattgtctcctTACTATTATCCTTATAGTGTgggaataatgaaaacaatattgaaacattgaaagaaatcaacctgacatcagtcttcacCTGTTCTCCTATCTGGTTTTATTGACATTAATATactttttatatcttcacactctgaaactccacctggctctcctatgtcttccctgacctgctcctctcataataaaatagtttatttaaaaattaaaaacagttaatacatatttcaataaactcaaTGAAGATctcaccagagcttcttcacctttcttcaacatcattctagcactgctgttctcctaaatatcttatataatataatataatataatataatataatataatataatataatataatatcatataatataatataatataatataatataatataatataatataaatacatgttatgtggtcgagtatgatcaggtgttgctcactttaaataataaaaaggctaatttcgctgctttttcagtctcattctaaatcattgtgactagactagctaacttttaaacaaagttaggAGTAAAATTTTGTATATGCGACTATCCCTGAATTAAAACGGCTTAACCAAAAAGATGtagttctatatatgaaagaaaactcacaacaagatgttataaacgagcagcgctctgctgaatgcgctgttgtgcaccttcaaaataaaagtacgcgagtggaagattttaaaattcttcgcaactgcggtgaaattattggggatGAATGTGACTGTCTCTAATATTGGGGGTGGGGAAATGTCCCCCGCCCGCCCacccgcttcctacgcctatggcTGCAAGACATCCTTCCTTCCCCTGCATCATTATAAACCATATGCCTGTTTTACATTTAGTATCCACTTTATTGAATAATTAATAGTGAATAATAAATAGTAAAGCCTTAATGTTTTGCCTCATCCGGGCCaatatttttgacatcataTGGATGAAAAGCTTTATTGTTTCATGAAGCTTCATCTCACTATCACTAATGCTAACTATGAAAGTGAAATGATCgaatattttcagattatttttgaaagttcCTAGGCTCTACTTGATTTATATCGCCATGCTGCACTCGTCTAGATGCGTCGATCATGTGAAATAAATAGGAAGTCGCGAATCGGGTGTGAACTTCAGCATCAGTGTCGGTaattcatttatgtatttattgttgaaagaaaagaaagacaaaattgTGCCTTCTTACCTGTCCTGTTGTTGCCATTATTAAGTGAAAGTAAGTCTGGAAGTGaacaaatattagaaaataaactgttgGAAAACAAGCACTTAaccagcggcagcagcagcagctgtcacaagagagagaaaaaaatgtgtttgttcctTTAAAGATGACGCCCAGGAAGTTTACGACACTTTCCGTTACACTTGGTTATGTTTACGGCAGCCTCTTGTCACACGTGTTGTCGCATGGCGATTGGAGTCGGTAGAGCGCTCAGCTAGTAATTCAAGTATGTAttctaataaatatgttttagataTTTCGTTTTTCTATCTTAAGTGATGCTATAACATGTTTTGTAGTTTAATAATGTTGTTTAGTGAGTGTGCTCGAGGAAGCTAACTAGTTAGCAGGAGCTAATACCGTTAGCTCTTTGAGATGCATGTGTTGATGCTACTTAGTTCAACTTCCattgtgttttactttgcttCTCATTTCTTTCTATTTCAGACATCTGAAGGAAAATGTCGTTCAGAGGCGGAGGTGGACGTGGTGGGGGTTTTAACAGAGGAGGTGGAGGTTTTAACCGAGGTGGGGGCTTCAGAGGCGGTGGAGGATTCGGCCGAGGTGGTGGAAGAGGCGGCTTCAACAGACAGCAGGACTTCGGTCCTCCGGAGCGAGTTGTGGGTAAGTTCAGTTCAACCAGCGGAGGTAGCAGATCTTTGAGGAGACAAGAGATCTTTCAGTTGATTCTGAAAGATGATCTCTTGATTGATTCTGATGCTAGCAACAGGAGATTAGGTGGCACGGTTTTAAAACCTGAAGTTATGGGCTAATTCTGGTTGGTTTTATATTGAAttcaaagagattttatttaaattaactcaTATCATCCACGCATTTCCAGTTACTTGTTGTGGATGGTGAGGTTGTGAGCGGGAAGATTTTCTGGAAGCAGTCAGACTTGCAACGAACCTCTTCGGGTTTTGCAACAACCTGAAGCAACAGTCTTCACcaactgaagactgttgctgtatgaAAGTCTGATGATTGtgatgacatgctaacagctgaATATTCGGGCAGCAGAGCCCTTATCCCACAGTAACATGTACTGGATGACCCCATCAGTTGTTAAGCACTGCTAACTAATCCATAAAGCCTCCTTTTTAACCCCACTGGGATTTGGGGTCAGAATTCAGCTATTATTTGAGGTTTTGATTGTTAATCACCTGTAGATTTGAAATTTTGAAAGGTGATGTTTTCTATGTAAACCTGAATGCCCTAAAGTGGAGCTGAAGTCAGATTCCCAGATTTTGTGCATAAGTTGGccaataaagctgattctgattcaaaataaatgctaatGTAGTTTTTTCCAAAGCTTTTGCAAAGGAACGTTCTATAAAATATCTCTGAGATTTAATCCGTTTCATTACCATCTCCATAACTAATTTACTTTAGCTATGGAGATGTTTAAGTATTCATATTTAAGTATCCATATTTTCCTCCAAGATAATATAAAATGGTTTTGAAATGGAACTAAAAAGGGATAGAATGGCAACCTGCAGGTAGAGACTAACAAACAGGTGACTGACCTTGAGTTGGTGCTGAAGTGGAAGTGGGGGGAGGATGCAGGTGTAGGTGTTGTCATGTCAACTTGAACCCGGTGGAAACGTGTTGTACGTGTGTGTGCTGACTTCACTAATGTCTCTACAGATCTCTAAATACCTGGAGTGGCCATACCAAAGTGTT is a genomic window containing:
- the LOC103471825 gene encoding alcohol dehydrogenase class-3-like, which produces MATTGQVIRCMAAVAWEPRKPLSIEEVDVAPPKAHEVRIKVVASGVCHTDWEYLYEAGRGMSLRPFPVVLGHEAAGVVESVGPDVTKFAPGDKVIPLFLPFCEECDQCKCEKTNLCKKNWENTQAGVLADGTSRISCRGQQVYQFLGVSSFCQYTVVPDTSLAKINPKAPLEKVCLLGCGVSTGYGAAVKTGKVEEGSCCAVFGLGAVGLAAVMGCQAAKARRIIAVDINPDKFQKAREFGATECINPRDYGNKPIQEILVEKTNGGVDYALECVGSPVTMSAALESTRDGCGTCVIAGWTETESMSVKVIKILMGRTLKGTYFGGWKSAKDVPQLVEDYMQKKLKLDEFISHNLPLAQINNAFDLLRNGQSIRTVISLDDF